AGACAGCATAATTGCACCGATGAAGAGCATCAACCACTTCACTCGATTGGGGTCTTGTAAGACAACTTCTTTGTCAGCCTGACCAAATCCACCCACATTAGGATTACTGGTCAGAAGCTCGTTGGCTACTACTTTCTGCCCTTCGGAGACGATTAACTCTGGGCCTGCGGGAATTGTATCAACCACAGTTGCGCCATCTTCGGTCTGAATGGTAACTTCATAGCCACCCTCTTCTGTCTTGGCAATTTGAGAAATCGTACCCGCTTTAGAAGCGTTGTAGACGGTGTTATTGCTCTTGTCGCCTGTGGGGTAAACTTGACCGCGTCCGCGATTAGCGCCTACGTGAACTGGGTACTTACCGAAGTAAATCCCTTTATCTGTTTTAGGGTTTGGAGAAAGGACAGGGAAAACAATTTCTTGGTACTGTTCACCGGGTAGAGGACCCACAATAACCACATTGTCCTCACCGTCTTTGTAGGGTTGGAAGTAAACTCCCCCCACTTTTTCCTTCATCTCTTCAGGAATTCGGTCTTCAGGGGCAATCTTGAAGCCCTCCGGCAACATGACCACTGCACCCACATTCAGACCGCCTTTGGAGCCATCACCCAAAACCTGCTGTGAACTCAGATCGTAGGGAATCTTAACTACAGCCTCAAATACGGTATCTGGCTTTACAGATTGGGGAATTTCCACTTCTGTAGGTTTAGCTGCCAAGTGACAGTTGGCACAAACAATGCGCCCAGTGGCTTCGCGAGGGGTTTCCGGAGCGGTTTGCTGCGCCCAGAAGGGATAAGCCGCAGCTGACTGGGGAAGCGATAGATCACTAACTAATAAAAATGCCAGGGTTGCCAAAGCAAGCACAAGGGTTCTGGTGATTATCCGCTTGCTGAGGACGTTGCACATCACCGATAACGAAGGTGTTCTCATCTTTAAGCCAAAAAACTCAAAACTCATTAAGCTAATCTTGGGGGTTGTCGGTGTGGAAAACCTGACGCTCGCAGGCTCGCTACCGCTACGCTATCAACCGTTAAACCTTCAGCCTTCAACTCTTAAGCCCACCAAGGATCTTCGCCGGTACGGAAGTCGGTCTCTGTCCACTGGGTAAAGGAGAGCTTATCATCTTCGGTGACTGTGGCATGAACCAATGCCAAAGATAGGGGCGCGGGGCCTCGCACTACCTTGCCCTCATTGTTGTACTGAGAACCATGACAGGGGCACATGAACTTGTTCTCGCTGGCATTCCAGGGAACCACGCATCCTAGATGGGTGCAAACGGCGTTGATCCCGTAGTCAGCAACCGCTTTATCTTCGGTGATCACCACGTAGGTGGGGTCACCTTTGAGTCCTTGGGCTAAGGTGCGATCGCCTGCACTATGGCTCCCTACAAAATTACTGACGATAATGTCATTGCCTAAAGCGTCTTTGGCTGTAACACCACCGCCGCCACCCCCACTGGATGGAGGAATGAAAAACTTGACAATGGGATAAAGCGCTCCGACAAATGTCCCCGTTATGGTACCAAATGCCAAGAGGTTCATAAATTGACGACGCCCCATATCAGGAACATCAGCCGAGCCAGAAACTTGAGCCATAACTAAACGCCTAACGGTATATTTTTTTTAACAACTCTGGTAATTTTCCCAGATTTATTAAACCCCGCTCTAAGAATGTAGAGCAATTCAATAGCTAGCAGGGTTGCCAAAATCCTTGCAGCACAAGGATTCACGGCTTGATCTATGAGTATTATTACATTCTTTAACACCGTATCATAAAGTAAAGAAGCGTCATATTTGTAACGAAATGTAAACTCGTGGTTAAGGTAAACAGGGCTATGACAGGACAGGACTTGCGCCAACTCCTGCTCTATAAGTGGGGACGCTCTTATGACATTCAAATCCGACGGACTCAGGGTAAGATCTTTGTTCAGGTCATGTGGAAATACCTGGAACAGGCGTCTTTTCCCCTCTCTGAGGCCGATTATCTAGAGCATTTAGATACCGTGGCTCATTATCTCAACGCTTGGGGCGGAGTAGCACAGGTACAAACTTATATCCAGGAAACTCGCGAACGTCCGCGCCTGGGTAAAGCTGTGAGTATTCCCCTGGAAATGGGTGAGAGGGCATCCGAATGGATGTTGGAAGATTTTTAGCGGTATGGAGATAGAGCGATTCTCATGCGAGTGAGGTATCGATTCACCCTCCCCAACACGGAGAGGGGAGCAAGACTCCGGTTTCCCCTGTCAAGACGTACCCCACCTCGGTGAGAACCGCTATAGCTTCTGTGACAACATTCAATATCGTCACGCAATTCCCTATTGCCTAGAGCTTACTCGCTCTCGGCAAAAGTAACGTTTAAAACCCTCATTTTCCTGAGAGTTTAACTAAACCAATACCCCCAAAGTAAAGACCAATCACAGCACCCGCTAGTAAGCTTTGGGTAAGAGGGTCGGTAGAAGGTGTTAACACAGCTCCCAATACAGTGGCACCGAGGATGATTACGCGCCAACCTGATAGCATTTGCTGCGAAGATACAATTTCTAAATGACCCAATAGAAGCTGAATAATTGGAACTTGAAAAGCCAATCCAGTACTGAACATCAACAGCAATACAAATTCAAAATATTTATCAATTGACCACAGTTGCTCAACAACATCTGCCCCGTAGCTAATAAAGAAATTCAAAGCAGCAGGAATCAGAGCAATGTAGGCAAATCCTAAACCCATGAAGAATAGGACGCTAGAACCTAAAACGACAGGTGCGATTAATCGTCGTTCGCGCCGTGTCAGTCCTGGTAAAACAAACTGGATAATTTGGTAAAGAATAAAGGGACTAGCCACTAATAAGGCGCTGTACCCAGCAACTTTGAGGGAAACAAAGAAGTATTCCCCCGGAGCGAGTTGCAGAAACTTAACCCCTTGAGCTGGAATTTCTAGTAACTTGACAATGGGCTTAACCGCCGCAAAGCAGCCGATGGCGCACACAGCTACAGCAATTAGTGAGTAGAAAATCCGCTGCCGCAACTCTTCTAAGTGGTCGAATAGCGACATCTCGACATCATTAGGCAAGTCATCATCGTCGAGGTAGTTGTTTTCTAGGTCTTCTAAGCTTCTCTGGGATGCATTTTCTACGTCTGAGGAAGGGGTCATCGGTTTGGGTCAGTTCGGGACACGCTAACTATTGTATCGAGGTCAGTCACAGCGCTGAAGTTGGAGGGGCTGGCAGTGCCATTCATCCTAAATCGAATAGCACTGACTTAAGCCCTGAACTAAAGTACCCTACCCTTCGGGAACGCCTACGGCGAACGGGAACGCTGCGCGTGAAGCGGAGCTACCGCGCTAGCGGCACGGCGTCAAAGCTAAAGTCAGTTAAAACTGACTAAAAGACCTACCGGATAGGAGTTTGAACCTGTTTTAACAGGTTTTAGCTCTGAGCCTGAAATTTATTTCAAGGCTCTTATGTCAGTGCCAAAATCCTAAATCCGGTGACTCGCCCCACCTTATCTAGACTTTCGCCTTGGCTGAGAGTACTTCTCTCAATCGGGTACAAGCTTCTTCGATCTTGTCGAGACTGCCCGGATTGACCAACCCATAATAGTCAAAAACATAGACTTGCTTGTTTTGAGTGGCTTTGAGTTTATTCCAGAATGGCTCAGATTTGAACTGCTCCGCATTGGTTTGCTCGGTATTCACCACCAGCAGAACATCTGGATTTGCCTGTAGGATTTTTTCAGCCGAAAGCGTGACATACCCGCCTGTTGGACTTTGACTCTGTAAGTCTGCCACTATATTTTTGGCTCCAAATTTACTGAGCAAGTCTCCTGCCCAACTGTTTTTATTGGGTGCCAGAATGGGTTGACGACTCACGAGCACGAGAGTTGATGGCGCTTGGCTGGCTGATTTTCCTAAAAAAGTTTGGTAGCGTTTCAACAGTGGAGCAGAGTCGGCACCAATGGCTTGAGCTAGCTGTTGGGTTAGGTCTGTGAGGTCATCCCATTTATCAATTTTAGTGGCGAGGGTGGTAATGCCCAAATCTTTTAACTTTGCTAAGACTTGGGCGTGAAAGTCTTTGTTGCCAACCACAAGATTGGGTTTGAGAGCAACGATTTTTTCCAAGTTGGGGGGTGCTTGCCCTTTGCTAACTTGTGTTATCCCTTGGAATCGGGCATCTTTATCAAATAACTTACTGCCTGTGATGCCGACAAGTTTGGTTTTATCGAGCTGATAGACAATATCAGAGGACAGAGAGGTGAGGGTGACGACTCGTTGTGCTGCCGTTTGAGAGGGCGTAGAGTTGGCGGTTGGCTGGTTAGTGGCAGCATTGCACGCGATTAAAACCAAGCTCAATACAATGGTGGCGATCGCAATAGTCCAACGACGAAACATAAACAACTCCTCGTTTCAACCCTGTCTTAAGACTGCTAAATCAATATCGTAAGCAAGATCCCTAACCTTCCAACCTTCCAACCTTCAACCTTCAACTCCAAACGGGGCGATGGGACAAATTTGCACACCCACTGGTGTCTGGAGAACAATAACTTCAACGCCAAAGACTTGGGCGAGATTTTCCGGGGTGAGGACGGCGGCGGGTGTACCGATATCCCAAAGATACCCTTGCTTGAGCATGGCGATGCGATCGCTATACCGTGCAGCTAAATTCACCTCATGCAGTACCGTTATAATTGACAGCCCTCGCTTCTGATTGAGCCGTTTGAGCAGTTCCAGCAGTTGTAGCTGATAGTGAATATCCAGATAAGTTGTGGGTTCATCTAACAGCAGAACTTGTGGTGCTTGTGCCAGTGCCAGTGCCAGGAAGGCGCGTTGTCGTTCACCGCCGGAGAGATGTTCCACGGGGCGATCGCTCAACGATTCAATCCCCGTCTCCACAATCGCCTCCTCGACTTTTGTGCGATCTTGTGTATCTAATTCCCACTGCCACCAAGGTTGATGAGGACTTCGCCCCAAACTCACCAGTTGCCGCACGGTTAACCCCGT
This portion of the Microcoleus sp. AS-A8 genome encodes:
- the petA gene encoding apocytochrome f; the protein is MRTPSLSVMCNVLSKRIITRTLVLALATLAFLLVSDLSLPQSAAAYPFWAQQTAPETPREATGRIVCANCHLAAKPTEVEIPQSVKPDTVFEAVVKIPYDLSSQQVLGDGSKGGLNVGAVVMLPEGFKIAPEDRIPEEMKEKVGGVYFQPYKDGEDNVVIVGPLPGEQYQEIVFPVLSPNPKTDKGIYFGKYPVHVGANRGRGQVYPTGDKSNNTVYNASKAGTISQIAKTEEGGYEVTIQTEDGATVVDTIPAGPELIVSEGQKVVANELLTSNPNVGGFGQADKEVVLQDPNRVKWLMLFIGAIMLSQTLLVLKKKQIEKVQAAEMNF
- a CDS encoding cytochrome b6-f complex iron-sulfur subunit, which encodes MAQVSGSADVPDMGRRQFMNLLAFGTITGTFVGALYPIVKFFIPPSSGGGGGGVTAKDALGNDIIVSNFVGSHSAGDRTLAQGLKGDPTYVVITEDKAVADYGINAVCTHLGCVVPWNASENKFMCPCHGSQYNNEGKVVRGPAPLSLALVHATVTEDDKLSFTQWTETDFRTGEDPWWA
- a CDS encoding DUF3067 family protein, with the translated sequence MTGQDLRQLLLYKWGRSYDIQIRRTQGKIFVQVMWKYLEQASFPLSEADYLEHLDTVAHYLNAWGGVAQVQTYIQETRERPRLGKAVSIPLEMGERASEWMLEDF
- the tatC gene encoding twin-arginine translocase subunit TatC, with translation MTPSSDVENASQRSLEDLENNYLDDDDLPNDVEMSLFDHLEELRQRIFYSLIAVAVCAIGCFAAVKPIVKLLEIPAQGVKFLQLAPGEYFFVSLKVAGYSALLVASPFILYQIIQFVLPGLTRRERRLIAPVVLGSSVLFFMGLGFAYIALIPAALNFFISYGADVVEQLWSIDKYFEFVLLLMFSTGLAFQVPIIQLLLGHLEIVSSQQMLSGWRVIILGATVLGAVLTPSTDPLTQSLLAGAVIGLYFGGIGLVKLSGK
- a CDS encoding ABC transporter substrate-binding protein, which translates into the protein MFRRWTIAIATIVLSLVLIACNAATNQPTANSTPSQTAAQRVVTLTSLSSDIVYQLDKTKLVGITGSKLFDKDARFQGITQVSKGQAPPNLEKIVALKPNLVVGNKDFHAQVLAKLKDLGITTLATKIDKWDDLTDLTQQLAQAIGADSAPLLKRYQTFLGKSASQAPSTLVLVSRQPILAPNKNSWAGDLLSKFGAKNIVADLQSQSPTGGYVTLSAEKILQANPDVLLVVNTEQTNAEQFKSEPFWNKLKATQNKQVYVFDYYGLVNPGSLDKIEEACTRLREVLSAKAKV
- a CDS encoding ABC transporter ATP-binding protein, producing the protein MPLEAQNLVGGYSTTPIIHGINLALQQGEWLSLVGANGSGKSTLLKLLSRILSPHKGTVLLDGKAIHNQPAQVVAQKLAILPQQQAVPTGLTVRQLVSLGRSPHQPWWQWELDTQDRTKVEEAIVETGIESLSDRPVEHLSGGERQRAFLALALAQAPQVLLLDEPTTYLDIHYQLQLLELLKRLNQKRGLSIITVLHEVNLAARYSDRIAMLKQGYLWDIGTPAAVLTPENLAQVFGVEVIVLQTPVGVQICPIAPFGVEG